From Candoia aspera isolate rCanAsp1 chromosome 4, rCanAsp1.hap2, whole genome shotgun sequence, a single genomic window includes:
- the LOC134497289 gene encoding olfactory receptor 14A16-like: protein MDNQTTVPYFLLLEFSKNRHLQLLHFFLFLVLYLATITANFLVISAVALDNRLHSPMYLFLMNLAVQDLGSVSVIVPKSMVNSLMDTRQISYFGCVAQVFLYISISACDFSVLTVMAYDRYVAICNPLHYEMVMNWKACTEIIVWVWVISFLYGALHTSRTFSVSFCSNVVNQFFCEIPHLLNLSCSSFNSAEAGVLVAGAIAALGCFTFIIVSYGMIFKAVLGIPSEQGRQKALSTCIPHLLVVSIFLLTACFAYLRPSSDSPSYSEFGLTVLYSLLPPLFNPIIYSMRNKNIRFVLSKLWRV, encoded by the coding sequence ATGGATAATCAAACCACGGTGCCTTACTTTTTGCTCCTGGAATTCTCAAAAAATCGGCATCTGCAGCTCTtacatttcttcttgttccttGTGTTATATCTGGCAACCATAACAGCAAATTTTCTCGTCATCTCTGCAGTAGCTTTAGATAATCGACTGCATAGTCCCATGTACCTGTTTCTGATGAATTTGGCTGTGCAGGACCTGGGCTCAGTTTCTGTCATTGTCCCAAAATCTATGGTGAATTCCCTCATGGACACCAGGCAGATCTCTTACTTTGGTTGTGTGGCTCAAGTCTTTCTCTACATTTCCATTTCAGCTTGTGATTTCTCAGTCCTCACAGTCATGGCTTATGATcggtatgttgccatttgcaatccactgcaCTATGAGATGGTGATGAATTGGAAAGCCTGCACTGAAATAATAGTTTGGGTGTGGGTCATCAGTTTTCTTTATGGGGCGCTGCATACCAGCCGCaccttttctgtctctttttgttCAAATGTGGTCAAccagtttttctgtgaaattccaCATTTACTAAATCTATCCTGCTCCAGCTTCAATTCAGCTGAAGCTGGAGTTCTTGTGGCCGGTGCCATTGCAGCACTAGgttgttttacttttattattgtatcttatGGCATGATCTTCAAGGCAGTCCTAGGAATCCCTTCTGAGCAAGGAAGACAAAAAGCCTTGTCAACTTGTATTCCCCACCTTTTAGTGGTGTCTATCTTTTTATTAACTGCATGCTTTGCCTACCTGAGACCTTCCTCTGACTCCCCATCTTATTCAGAATTTGGGTTGACTGTGCTGTATTCCCTTCTTCCACCCCTGTTCAATCCAATCATCTATAGCATGAGAAATAAGAATATCAGATTTGTCCTTTCTAAACTGTGGAGAGTCTGA